A part of Aegilops tauschii subsp. strangulata cultivar AL8/78 chromosome 2, Aet v6.0, whole genome shotgun sequence genomic DNA contains:
- the LOC109734977 gene encoding uncharacterized protein isoform X2, with protein MVLFRTLKELSTKRLAVDQRNYAEITSHLFEYTWNLWKSDVQTILQNLSMLSQRNDLDSILEQSNDLILICDRWLLCLKIIRQLIFSGYASDSTTAQEVWQVREVCPTVLSAIQSLLPYYSSFKDKQAKLWEFAKRACTKLMKVLVTLQGRHPYSFVHQTVLPATVDFCLNIITNPEQAGASFEEFLIQCMVLVKTVSECKEYKPSATGRVINQSAEPLSLEQKKKNFAAVASDMLKVVLPGDRVVLLCNILIRRYFIYTAKDLEEWSENPESFHHEQNVVQWTEKQRPCAEALFIVIFENYRELLAPVVVSILREAMSVSPPLETDVTSGMLLKDAAYTAAGHVYYELSNYLSFNEWFHGSLSIEISNGHPNMRIIRRKVALLLGQWISEIKGDTRKLVYRALVALLQDNDIAVRLAACSSLCYLFQESSFSELDLFECLPTCWTMCFKLTEDVQEFDSKVQVLNFISVLLEHVGDKVIPFASQLSQFFQKIWDESAGESLLQIQLLTALRTFVSSLGYQSPLSYHMLMPILQSGVNVDSPDALNLLEDSVLLWEATLSNAPSIVSQLMDLFPYLVGIVNRSFDHLEVGVNIVEDYTIFGGSEFLKSHGTSLANVLDTIVGNVNDKGLLTTLPVIDLLIQLFPQEAPPLISSALQKLIFISLSRDDEHNPSRTTVRASSGAILARLLVMNTNFSAQLLSEPALLANIQQSGISLKDNLLLSLVDMWIDKVDNATAIQQKEYAMALSVVLTLQIPQVIDKLDDILSVCTTVIIGGREVKTEDDSSGDITSSSWLGNDNSGYSSKFLKKRQAKDLDPIKQASLENILRENLKACAAHHGDSTFNAAISRIHPSSFAQLQQALNSA; from the exons ATGGTCTTATTTCGAACTTTAAAGGAGCTGTCAACTAAACGGCTTGCTGTTGATCAGAGGAATTATGCCGAG ATTACTAGCCACTTGTTCGAGTATACCTGGAACCTTTGGAAGAGCGACGTGCAGACTATATTGCAAAATCTTTCTATGCTCTCTCAGAGGAATGACTTAGATTCCATTTTGGAGCAATCAAACGATCTAATCTTGATATGCGACCGTTGGTTGCTTTGTTTAAAGATCATCCGGCAACTAATTTTTTCAGGTTATGCAAGTGATTCAACAACAGCGCAG GAAGTCTGGCAGGTCAGGGAAGTATGTCCAACAGTTTTGAGTGCCATTCAATCCCTTCTTCCTTATT ACTCGTCCTTTAAAGATAAGCAAGCTAAACTATGGGAATTTGCAAAAAGGGCATGCACTAAGTTGATGAAAGTCCTTGTCACCTTACAAGGCAGACATCCATATTCTTTCGTACACCAAACTGTGCTTCCTGCTACAGTTGACTTCTGTTTGAATATAATCACAAATCCCGAACAGGCTGGCGCATCCTTTGAGGAGTTTCTTATACAATGCATGGTTTTGGTTAAAACTGTATCAGAATGCAAAGAGTACAAACCAAGTGCCACAGGTCGCGTCATCAATCAAAGTGCAGAACCTTTAAGCCTggagcaaaagaaaaaaaactttgCAGCAGTGGCTAGTGACATGCTGAAGGTTGTTTTGCCTGGTGATCGAGTTGTGTTGCTTTGCAACATTTTAATAAGGAG ATACTTTATTTATACAGCAAAAGATCTGGAGGAATGGTCAGAGAATCCTGAATCCTTTCATCATGAGCAGAATGTGGTCCAGTGGACTGAGAAACAACGGCCATGTGCTGAAGCCCTCTTCATTGTCATCTTTGAGAACTACCGAGAG CTACTAGCTCCAGTTGTTGTTTCAATTCTTCGAGAAGCCATGTCTGTTTCTCCACCACTTGAAACAGATGTTACATCCGGAATGCTTCTAAAGGATGCTGCTTATACAGCTGCCGGGCATGTGTATTATGAACTTTCAAATTACCTCAGTTTTAATGAATG GTTCCATGGATCTCTATCCATAGAAATTTCAAATGGTCATCCCAATATGCGTATCATTCGTCGAAAAGTTGCATTGCTACTTGGGCAATGGATTTCTGAG ATCAAGGGTGACACACGGAAATTGGTCTACCGTGCTTTGGTTGCATTGCTGCAGGATAATGACATAGCTGTCAGG CTAGCAGCATGCTCTTCTCTGTGTTATCTTTTCCAAGAATCTAGCTTTTCAGAACTTGATTTGTTTGAATGTCTTCCAACATGTTGGACAATGTGTTTCAAGTTGACAGAAGATGTCCAAGAATTTGATTCTAAG GTGCAAGTGTTGAATTTCATCTCAGTTCTTCTTGAACATGTCGGAGACAAGGTTATTCCATTTGCAAGTCAGTTATCACAATTTTTCCAGAAG ATCTGGGATGAATCTGCAGGTGAAAGCTTGTTACAGATTCAACTGCTAACAGCACTTCGAACTTTTGTTTCTTCTCTTGGATACCAGTCACCTCTTTCTTATCACATGCTTATGCCAATACTGCAAAGTGGTGTAAATGTTGATAGCCCTGATGCTCTTAATCTTCTCGAGGACAGTGTTTTG TTGTGGGAAGCAACCCTTTCGAATGCCCCATCTATTGTATCTCAGCTGATGGATTTATTCCCTTATCTTGTGGGCATTGTGAATAGAAGCTTCGACCATCTGGAG GTCGGAGTCAACATAGTTGAGGATTACACAATCTTTGGTGGATCAGAATTTTTAAAAAGCCATGGTACAAGTTTGGCGAATGTTCTTGATACTATTGTTGGAAATGTAAATGACAAGGGACTTCTCACCACACTTCCAGTCATTGATCTTCTTATTCAG CTCTTTCCTCAGGAAGCTCCACCTTTGATATCCAGTGCTCTTCAG AAACTCATCTTCATATCTTTGAGTCGAGATGATGAGCATAACCCTTCTAGGACAACTGTACGTGCATCCTCTGGAGCAATTCTTGCTAGGCTTTTGGTGATGAATACAAACTTTTCGGCACAGCTATTATCAGAGCCTGCCCTTTTGGCAAACATTCAGCAGTCAGGGATATCTCTAAAGGATAATCTGCTACTCTCTTTGGTTGATATGTGGATTGATAAG GTGGACAATGCAACTGCTATACAGCAGAAGGAATATGCAATGGCTCTCTCTGTAGTTTTGACCTTGCAGATACCTCAAGTCATCGACAAACTTGATGATATATTAAG TGTTTGCACGACTGTTATTATTGGGGGCCGTGAAGTAAAGACCGAGGATGATTCTAG TGGCGATATTACAAGCTCTTCTTGGCTTGGCAATGATAATTCAGGTTACTCCAGCAAATTCTTGAAAAAACGACAA GCAAAGGATTTAGATCCGATCAAACAAGCTTCGTTAGAGAACATACTAAGAGAGAACTTGAAGGCATGTGCAGCTCACCATGGGGATTCGACTTTCAATGCTGCCATCAGCAGGATCCATCCGTCATCATTTGCTCAGTTGCAGCAGGCTCTGAATAGTGCATGA
- the LOC109734973 gene encoding BTB/POZ and MATH domain-containing protein 3-like, whose protein sequence is MSPCYAPVPSDDLPRQHADASASTVAATAVGTGHHILRVEGYSHLKTMHGGYLESTAFMAAGHAWRARRRDADADQRVVHAEYEFALVHHQGTLVKWPSHCEHGTASAFDKGNSWGCPFFIATEELKRSRFLKDDCFAVRCKVTVVQVQEWAVQEDPRPAETETTPWKAFARFCGSICG, encoded by the exons ATGTCGCCGTGCTACGCGCCCGTGCCCTCGGATGACCTGCCACGGCAACACGCGGATGCCTCCGCGTCCACCGTCGCCGCCACGGCCGTCGGCACCGGGCACCACATCCTCAGGGTCGAGGGCTACTCGCACCTCAAGACCATGCACGGCGGCTACCTGGAGTCCACCGCGTTCATGGCGGCGGGCCACGCCTGGCGG GCGCGACGACGCGACGCCGATGCCGACCAGAGGGTCGTCCACGCCGAGTACGAGTTCGCTCTGGTGCACCACCAAGGGACGCTGGTAAAGTGGCCGTCGCACTGCGAACACGGGACCGCCTCCGCCTTCGACAAGGGCAACTCCTGGGGCTGCCCGTTCTTCATCGCCACGGAGGAGCTGAAGCGTTCCAGGTTCCTCAAGGACGACTGCTTCGCCGTCCGGTGCAAGGTCACCGTCGTTCAGGTCCAGGAGTGGGCCGTCCAAGAGGACCCGAGGCCTGCTGAGACTGAGACCACCCCTTGGAAGGCTTTTGCTAGGTTCTGCGGTTCCATCTGTGGATAG
- the LOC109734977 gene encoding uncharacterized protein isoform X1 — translation MALSAGDVPTMYAVLANSLSADEATRHPAESALAQCEPRPGFCSCLLEIISARGSSCREDVRLLATVYFKNSINRYWRTRRDSYGISNEEKDHLRKNLLLNIREENNQIALQLAVLISKIARLDYPREWRDLFSILAQQLQSADVLASHRVFMVLFRTLKELSTKRLAVDQRNYAEITSHLFEYTWNLWKSDVQTILQNLSMLSQRNDLDSILEQSNDLILICDRWLLCLKIIRQLIFSGYASDSTTAQEVWQVREVCPTVLSAIQSLLPYYSSFKDKQAKLWEFAKRACTKLMKVLVTLQGRHPYSFVHQTVLPATVDFCLNIITNPEQAGASFEEFLIQCMVLVKTVSECKEYKPSATGRVINQSAEPLSLEQKKKNFAAVASDMLKVVLPGDRVVLLCNILIRRYFIYTAKDLEEWSENPESFHHEQNVVQWTEKQRPCAEALFIVIFENYRELLAPVVVSILREAMSVSPPLETDVTSGMLLKDAAYTAAGHVYYELSNYLSFNEWFHGSLSIEISNGHPNMRIIRRKVALLLGQWISEIKGDTRKLVYRALVALLQDNDIAVRLAACSSLCYLFQESSFSELDLFECLPTCWTMCFKLTEDVQEFDSKVQVLNFISVLLEHVGDKVIPFASQLSQFFQKIWDESAGESLLQIQLLTALRTFVSSLGYQSPLSYHMLMPILQSGVNVDSPDALNLLEDSVLLWEATLSNAPSIVSQLMDLFPYLVGIVNRSFDHLEVGVNIVEDYTIFGGSEFLKSHGTSLANVLDTIVGNVNDKGLLTTLPVIDLLIQLFPQEAPPLISSALQKLIFISLSRDDEHNPSRTTVRASSGAILARLLVMNTNFSAQLLSEPALLANIQQSGISLKDNLLLSLVDMWIDKVDNATAIQQKEYAMALSVVLTLQIPQVIDKLDDILSVCTTVIIGGREVKTEDDSSGDITSSSWLGNDNSGYSSKFLKKRQAKDLDPIKQASLENILRENLKACAAHHGDSTFNAAISRIHPSSFAQLQQALNSA, via the exons ATGGCCCTCTCCGCCGGCGACGTGCCGACCATGTACGCGGTCCTCGCCAACTCGCTCAGCGCCGACGAGGCGACGCGGCACCCCGCGGAGTCGGCCCTCGCGCAGTGCGAGCCCCGCCCCGGCTTCTGCTCCTGCCTCCTG GAGATCATCTCCGCCAGGGGCTCGTCCTGCCGCGAGGACGTGCGCCTGCTCGCCACGGTTTATTTCAAGAACAGCATCAACCGCTACTGGCGGACTCGCCGGGATTCCTA TGGAATTAGCAATGAGGAGAAGGACCACCTTCGTAAAAATCTCTTGCTAAACATAAGAGAGGAGAATAACCAG ATTGCACTTCAGCTAGCTGTACTAATCTCGAAGATTGCACGTTTGGATTACCCAAGAGAATG GCGGGACCTTTTCTCTATATTGGCACAACAACTGCAATCTGCTGATGTTCTTGCTTCACATCGTGTGTTTATGGTCTTATTTCGAACTTTAAAGGAGCTGTCAACTAAACGGCTTGCTGTTGATCAGAGGAATTATGCCGAG ATTACTAGCCACTTGTTCGAGTATACCTGGAACCTTTGGAAGAGCGACGTGCAGACTATATTGCAAAATCTTTCTATGCTCTCTCAGAGGAATGACTTAGATTCCATTTTGGAGCAATCAAACGATCTAATCTTGATATGCGACCGTTGGTTGCTTTGTTTAAAGATCATCCGGCAACTAATTTTTTCAGGTTATGCAAGTGATTCAACAACAGCGCAG GAAGTCTGGCAGGTCAGGGAAGTATGTCCAACAGTTTTGAGTGCCATTCAATCCCTTCTTCCTTATT ACTCGTCCTTTAAAGATAAGCAAGCTAAACTATGGGAATTTGCAAAAAGGGCATGCACTAAGTTGATGAAAGTCCTTGTCACCTTACAAGGCAGACATCCATATTCTTTCGTACACCAAACTGTGCTTCCTGCTACAGTTGACTTCTGTTTGAATATAATCACAAATCCCGAACAGGCTGGCGCATCCTTTGAGGAGTTTCTTATACAATGCATGGTTTTGGTTAAAACTGTATCAGAATGCAAAGAGTACAAACCAAGTGCCACAGGTCGCGTCATCAATCAAAGTGCAGAACCTTTAAGCCTggagcaaaagaaaaaaaactttgCAGCAGTGGCTAGTGACATGCTGAAGGTTGTTTTGCCTGGTGATCGAGTTGTGTTGCTTTGCAACATTTTAATAAGGAG ATACTTTATTTATACAGCAAAAGATCTGGAGGAATGGTCAGAGAATCCTGAATCCTTTCATCATGAGCAGAATGTGGTCCAGTGGACTGAGAAACAACGGCCATGTGCTGAAGCCCTCTTCATTGTCATCTTTGAGAACTACCGAGAG CTACTAGCTCCAGTTGTTGTTTCAATTCTTCGAGAAGCCATGTCTGTTTCTCCACCACTTGAAACAGATGTTACATCCGGAATGCTTCTAAAGGATGCTGCTTATACAGCTGCCGGGCATGTGTATTATGAACTTTCAAATTACCTCAGTTTTAATGAATG GTTCCATGGATCTCTATCCATAGAAATTTCAAATGGTCATCCCAATATGCGTATCATTCGTCGAAAAGTTGCATTGCTACTTGGGCAATGGATTTCTGAG ATCAAGGGTGACACACGGAAATTGGTCTACCGTGCTTTGGTTGCATTGCTGCAGGATAATGACATAGCTGTCAGG CTAGCAGCATGCTCTTCTCTGTGTTATCTTTTCCAAGAATCTAGCTTTTCAGAACTTGATTTGTTTGAATGTCTTCCAACATGTTGGACAATGTGTTTCAAGTTGACAGAAGATGTCCAAGAATTTGATTCTAAG GTGCAAGTGTTGAATTTCATCTCAGTTCTTCTTGAACATGTCGGAGACAAGGTTATTCCATTTGCAAGTCAGTTATCACAATTTTTCCAGAAG ATCTGGGATGAATCTGCAGGTGAAAGCTTGTTACAGATTCAACTGCTAACAGCACTTCGAACTTTTGTTTCTTCTCTTGGATACCAGTCACCTCTTTCTTATCACATGCTTATGCCAATACTGCAAAGTGGTGTAAATGTTGATAGCCCTGATGCTCTTAATCTTCTCGAGGACAGTGTTTTG TTGTGGGAAGCAACCCTTTCGAATGCCCCATCTATTGTATCTCAGCTGATGGATTTATTCCCTTATCTTGTGGGCATTGTGAATAGAAGCTTCGACCATCTGGAG GTCGGAGTCAACATAGTTGAGGATTACACAATCTTTGGTGGATCAGAATTTTTAAAAAGCCATGGTACAAGTTTGGCGAATGTTCTTGATACTATTGTTGGAAATGTAAATGACAAGGGACTTCTCACCACACTTCCAGTCATTGATCTTCTTATTCAG CTCTTTCCTCAGGAAGCTCCACCTTTGATATCCAGTGCTCTTCAG AAACTCATCTTCATATCTTTGAGTCGAGATGATGAGCATAACCCTTCTAGGACAACTGTACGTGCATCCTCTGGAGCAATTCTTGCTAGGCTTTTGGTGATGAATACAAACTTTTCGGCACAGCTATTATCAGAGCCTGCCCTTTTGGCAAACATTCAGCAGTCAGGGATATCTCTAAAGGATAATCTGCTACTCTCTTTGGTTGATATGTGGATTGATAAG GTGGACAATGCAACTGCTATACAGCAGAAGGAATATGCAATGGCTCTCTCTGTAGTTTTGACCTTGCAGATACCTCAAGTCATCGACAAACTTGATGATATATTAAG TGTTTGCACGACTGTTATTATTGGGGGCCGTGAAGTAAAGACCGAGGATGATTCTAG TGGCGATATTACAAGCTCTTCTTGGCTTGGCAATGATAATTCAGGTTACTCCAGCAAATTCTTGAAAAAACGACAA GCAAAGGATTTAGATCCGATCAAACAAGCTTCGTTAGAGAACATACTAAGAGAGAACTTGAAGGCATGTGCAGCTCACCATGGGGATTCGACTTTCAATGCTGCCATCAGCAGGATCCATCCGTCATCATTTGCTCAGTTGCAGCAGGCTCTGAATAGTGCATGA
- the LOC109734972 gene encoding BTB/POZ and MATH domain-containing protein 3-like: protein MPSCLPYYAPVSSDEPEESSVSTVVATAVGTGHHTLRVQGYSRLKTMHGGNGTYVESSAFKAAGHTWRIYCYLDGKGPEDAGFVSLFLMCDPADTSTGNALATDATTGNAPAPDAYTDNAPAAAESVVHAEYEFALVHHRGTLIKWPSRSVRGSASAFCSSKMWGFLRFISKEDLEGSRFLKDDCFAVRCKVTVLQELAIKEEDARPLGPGKAFARFLCSSIRG from the coding sequence ATGCCGTCGTGTCTGCCCTACTACGCGCCCGTGTCCTCCGATGAACCTGAGGAGTCCTCCGTGTCCACCGTCGTCGCCACGGCGGTCGGCACCGGGCACCACACGCTCAGGGTCCAGGGCTACTCGCGACTCAAGACCATGCACGGCGGTAACGGCACCTACGTGGAGTCCAGCGCGTTCAAGGCAGCAGGCCACACCTGGAGGATCTATTGCTACCTCGACGGGAAGGGCCCGGAGGACGCCGGCTTCGTCTCGCTATTCCTCATGTGCGACCCCGCTGATACCTCCACCGGCAACGCCCTCGCCACCGATGCCACCACCGGCAACGCCCCCGCCCCCGATGCCTACACCGACaacgcccccgccgccgctgaGAGCGTCGTCCACGCCGAGTATGAGTTCGCCCTGGTGCACCACCGAGGCACGCTGATAAAGTGGCCGTCGCGCAGCGTGCGCGGGAGCGCCTCCGCCTTTTGCTCAAGCAAGATGTGGGGCTTCCTGCGGTTCATCAGCAAGGAGGACCTGGAGGGCTCCAGGTTCCTCAAGGACGACTGCTTTGCCGTCAGGTGCAAGGTCACCGTCCTCCAGGAGTTGGCCATCAAGGAAGAGGACGCGAGGCCCCTTGGCCCTGGGAAGGCGTTTGCTAGGTTTCTATGTAGTTCCATCCGTGGATAG